The region ATCAAAGCTTTCTTTTTCTGTTTTATAGATATCTTTTAGTTTTTCTCTCACTTCTTCAGAGTTTTCAAAATGTCTAGAAATGTCTGTAAAAGTGTGCTTTAACATCTCCGCTTCAAGTTCACTAACTTGCCCATCTGCTTTAGCAACTTTTGCCATAAGTGCAACAAGAAGACCTGCTTCATGGTTCATTAAATCACCATTAAATCTCTCTTTTATATCTAATTTAATATTCTCAAATTTTTCAGTTTTATACCCTCTTGCAATAAAATAAAGTATAACTCCAATTATCAGTAAAACAATAAGTTTCATCATAGTCCTTTTAAATTAATGGAAAGATTTTAACAAAAATTAGGTAAAATCTCTACTTTTAAAACCAATTTGGAGAAGTATATGTTTGGAATGGGGTTTATGGAAATACTTCTAATTGCAATAATTGCTATTATTGCATTAGGACCTGAAAAACTACCTACAGCAATGGTAGAGATTGCAAAGTTTTTGAAAAAATTTAAATCAGGTGTTGAAGATGCAAAATCTACTTTAGATAATGAATTAAACATATCTGAGATGAAAGAAGAAGCTGCTAGATATAAAGCACAAATTGAAGATGCAAAATCTACATTAAATGTAAAAGAAAATTTAAATTTAGGGCTAAATGATATTATCAATGAAGATGATGAGAAGCCTAAAAAATCAAAAGAAAAAGAAGATAATAAAGAAAAAGTTTCATTAAAAGAGCCTAAGAAAAAAAATAAAGAAGAGGCTATTGAAGTGGAAAATGAAGCTGAC is a window of Halarcobacter sp. DNA encoding:
- the tatB gene encoding Sec-independent protein translocase protein TatB produces the protein MFGMGFMEILLIAIIAIIALGPEKLPTAMVEIAKFLKKFKSGVEDAKSTLDNELNISEMKEEAARYKAQIEDAKSTLNVKENLNLGLNDIINEDDEKPKKSKEKEDNKEKVSLKEPKKKNKEEAIEVENEADKFKVKLEDYDNKEEVK